A stretch of DNA from Acidobacteriota bacterium:
TGATCACCGCCGGACCCTTGATGCGGTCGCCGGCGCGAAGCGTGTACCGGTCGTAGATCGGCGCCGGCACGGTCTTGCCGCGATAGTGAATCTTGTGCCGCTGCACCGGGTCGGGGCCCGCGCGACGCCCGGTCACCCGCTGCCGCGTCACCTCGACCTTCGGCACGACGCCGATCGCCACCGCGCGGAGGTTCACGACCTCGATGTGGTGGTCGATGTTGAAGCCGTAGTTCTGCTCGTGAACCGCTTTGAACCGCGTGACGACCCGGTCGAAGCCGTCGGTGCGGTCGAGCCACTCGAGCTGCATGTCGATCGGGAACTCATAACCCTGGCGGTGGTACCGCAGATCGATCTGGTACTGGATCTTCCGGTTCTTGGGGGCGATGTTCTCGGCCGCCAGCCACCGCTCGGCCTGCTTGCCCAGTTCCGCGAACTGCCGCTTGGCCGTCGCGCGGTCGAACTCCCCGAGCGTGCGGATGACGGTGCGCGAGAACTCGTTGCGAATGTCGGAGTGCAGGAAGCCGAGCGCCGACAACACGCCCGGCGTCGGCGGGATGATGGACGGCCAGGAGCCGAGCAGGATCGAGAGCGCGTTGGCGTGCAGCGGCCCGGCTCCACCAAGCGCCACCAGCGCGAAGTCCGCCGGGTCGTAGCCGCGCTGCACGGACACCAGCCTCAGCGCCCCGAACATGTTCTCGTTGACGATGTCGTAGATGCCCTCGGCCGCCTGCAGGAGCGAGAGCCCCATCGCGGAGGCAATCTTCTGCACGGCGGCGGCGGCCAGCGCCGGCTGCAGCGGCATCTCGCCCCCGAGCAGCTGCGGCGGCAGGTAGCCGAGCACGACGCTGGCGTCGGTCACCGTGGGCTCCTGCCCGCCGGCGCCGTAGCAGGCGGGCCCCGGCTCGGCGCCGGCCGACTGCGGCCCGACGCGGAGCGCCCCGGTGAGCGGCACGTGCGCGATCGATCCGCCGCCGGCGCCCACCGTTCGCACGTCCACGCTGGGGGCCTTCACCGGGTAGTACCCCACCCGCGTCTCCCGCTGGACGTTCGGCGTGCCGCCGAAGGAGATGGCCACGTCGGTGGACGTGCCGCCCATGTCGAACGACAGGACGTCGCGGAAGCCGGCCAGCTCCCCGATATAGGAGGACGCCACCGCGCCGCCCGACGGGCCGGAGAGCAGCGTGTTGACCGGGCGCTCCGCCGCGGCGTCGAGGCTCATCACCCCACCGTCCGACCGGACGATGCTCATCTTGCCGCGCAGGTGCGCGTCCTGCAGCTTCTGCTTCATCCCGTCGAGGTACAGCCGCATCTTGGGGCGCACGTACGAGTTCATCACCGTCGTGAGCGTGCGCTCGTACTCGCGGAACTCCGGCAGGATGTCGGTCGAGATCGTCACCGGCAGCGACGGGAACATCTCGAGGGCGATGTCGCGCGCCCGCCGCTCGTGCGCCGGGTTGGCGAACGCGTTGATGAGCGAGATCGTGAGCGCCTGGATCCCGCCGTCGTGCAGCTCCTGCGTGACGCGCCGCACTTCCGCCTCGTCGAGCGGCGCACGCTCCTCGCCGCGCGCGCTGACCCGCGCCGACAGCCCGCGCGTCAGCTCGAGCGGCGCGAGCGGATCGGGCTTCTGCATGATGATCCAGCCGGCGAGCGGCCCGGGCGTCTGCCCGCGCGCCACGTGCAGGATCTGCTCGAATCCGCGCGACGTGATCAGGCCGACGCGCGCCCCCTTGCCCTCGAGCACGGCGTTGGTCGCGACGGTCGTGCCGTGCAGGATCAGGCCGATCTCGTTCGGATCGATGCCCGCCTGCTCGGCAATCTTCCGGATGCCGCTCAAGACGCCGACCGACTGGTCGGCCGGTGTCGAGGGAACCTTGGTCAGGTGAAGCTTCCCGCTCCGCTCGTTGTACAGCAGGAAATCCGTGAACGTGCCGCCGACGTCAACACCCAGTCTGTAGCTCATGGCTGTTCAACCTCTAATCTCGTGCGATGAGTCCCCGCTCGACCAGCCGATCGATGGTCCGGCGGTGGGCCTCGACCAGCTGCTCGCGATCGCGAATCCCCTCTGGAAACTGGTCCGGCGGGCAGAACGAGTGCGCCGCGTACATCGGCGCGTACAGCTCGAAGCGCTGGCGCGCGACGACGTTCTGCATCCCGGGGTGGCAACGACGGCGGCGCAGGGCGGCGACGTCGATTTCGGCGTGGGCCGTGACGGTCTCCCCCTGTTCGGCTTCGGCGAGCACCAGCCCGCGGTCGTCGATGATCTTCGAGTGCCCGTCCGCCGAGTGCTCCGGCATCGCGGTGCCGGCTATCCCGGCGGTGTTGGCGGAGATCACGTAGGCGGCGTTCTCGACCGCGCGCGCGACCTTGGCCACCTGCTTCGGCATGCCGGCGTGCCCCGCCACGTCCGACGTCGAGTGGACGAAGATCTCGGCGCCGTGCATCAGGAGGCAGCGCGCGACCTCGGGGTACAGAATCTCCTCCGAGGCGATGGCCGCCAGCCGTCCGAGCGGCGTGTCGGCGACCGGGAACAGCTCGCGGAGCGAATAGCGCTCGCGGTACCGCGTCCACAGGTCGTGCGGCGAGAGCGCGTACAGGCTGTTCAGCCGCCGGTATTTCAGCGCGAGCCCCGCGGGACCGACGATCCAGCTCGCCTGGAAGTACATCCCCGGCCACTCCGGATCCGCCTCGTAGCTGTTGCCGGCGATCCAGATCCCGGTGGCCGCGGAGAAGGCGGCCACGCGATCGATCTCCGGCCCGGGGATGCGGATGCACGCCTTCTCGATCCACGTGGCGGCGGATTCGCCCGCGGGGAACGAGGTCAGGACGTACTCGGGCAGGACCACAAGGCGCAGATCGGAGCCGAGGAACGACGCGGCCGCGCGCGTCGCCGCGAACACCCGCTCGAGCGCGGTGTCGATGTGCCGCTGGCTCGCGGCGCGATCGGGACACCCGTTCACCGCGTGGCACCGGAGCTGCATCGCCAGCGCGCGGTACGGCTGCACCCCCGCGCTCATCGCCGCGCGTCCTCCGCGGTGGCCCGCCCGCCGCAAATCGGGCAACTTGTCATGATGTTATAACAAGTTGACTTGTAGACCAGGACCGGCCGGTTGTCAAGCCGGAGCCGCGGCGCCACGCCCGCATTCACGGCTCGCGCACCCACGACGTGAGCACGTATTCGAGATCCAGCTCTCCCCAGTCGTAGCGCACCAGGATGTCGTCCTCGCCGGTCACCCACACGTCCGACGGCGGCGACGGAACCGCGTCGGACTCGAACCGGTAGTGACGACACGTGAAGGTGCCGGCCGGCACCGTGATCGTCTCCTCCCCGAGCGCGCGCACGC
This window harbors:
- a CDS encoding hydantoinase/oxoprolinase family protein; protein product: MSYRLGVDVGGTFTDFLLYNERSGKLHLTKVPSTPADQSVGVLSGIRKIAEQAGIDPNEIGLILHGTTVATNAVLEGKGARVGLITSRGFEQILHVARGQTPGPLAGWIIMQKPDPLAPLELTRGLSARVSARGEERAPLDEAEVRRVTQELHDGGIQALTISLINAFANPAHERRARDIALEMFPSLPVTISTDILPEFREYERTLTTVMNSYVRPKMRLYLDGMKQKLQDAHLRGKMSIVRSDGGVMSLDAAAERPVNTLLSGPSGGAVASSYIGELAGFRDVLSFDMGGTSTDVAISFGGTPNVQRETRVGYYPVKAPSVDVRTVGAGGGSIAHVPLTGALRVGPQSAGAEPGPACYGAGGQEPTVTDASVVLGYLPPQLLGGEMPLQPALAAAAVQKIASAMGLSLLQAAEGIYDIVNENMFGALRLVSVQRGYDPADFALVALGGAGPLHANALSILLGSWPSIIPPTPGVLSALGFLHSDIRNEFSRTVIRTLGEFDRATAKRQFAELGKQAERWLAAENIAPKNRKIQYQIDLRYHRQGYEFPIDMQLEWLDRTDGFDRVVTRFKAVHEQNYGFNIDHHIEVVNLRAVAIGVVPKVEVTRQRVTGRRAGPDPVQRHKIHYRGKTVPAPIYDRYTLRAGDRIKGPAVITQNDSTTLILPGHHGDVDPYENILIWPDGVRHRNGR
- a CDS encoding nitrilase, producing the protein MSAGVQPYRALAMQLRCHAVNGCPDRAASQRHIDTALERVFAATRAAASFLGSDLRLVVLPEYVLTSFPAGESAATWIEKACIRIPGPEIDRVAAFSAATGIWIAGNSYEADPEWPGMYFQASWIVGPAGLALKYRRLNSLYALSPHDLWTRYRERYSLRELFPVADTPLGRLAAIASEEILYPEVARCLLMHGAEIFVHSTSDVAGHAGMPKQVAKVARAVENAAYVISANTAGIAGTAMPEHSADGHSKIIDDRGLVLAEAEQGETVTAHAEIDVAALRRRRCHPGMQNVVARQRFELYAPMYAAHSFCPPDQFPEGIRDREQLVEAHRRTIDRLVERGLIARD